Part of the Bacteroidales bacterium genome, AACGTCTTGAAGAGAAAAGTTATTAGTTTCTCTTATGTCTTTCAAGATATTTCCAACAGATGCAATAGTATCCAACATATTTTGACAATTTATGACAAAAGTATAAAGTTTTTTTCACTTAAAGAATAATTTCCGATTTTTTGTGAGTGGGAAAAATAGCTCTTTTGGTTTTTTTGAGTTGGCTTTGTGTCGGCACGCAATTTTGTGCTATCACCGGCAATAAGTTTTCCTCCAATTAAATCGAAATTTTTTGCAATTTGAACTGTAGCTCTGAAAACTTTTTTAATGGCTTTAGGGTTATCCCTGCGGAAGTTGGAAATTGTATTGTGGTCGGGAGAAAGACCTTTTAGCAACCACATTACTTCAATATTCCTATTGCATTCTTTTTCTAATTCTCTGGAAGAACGTACTCTGTTCAGATAACCATAAATGTAAAGTTTAAGCAAATCTTTGGGTTGATAAGCTGGTCTGCCATTATCAACAAACTCGGTTTT contains:
- a CDS encoding transposase, whose amino-acid sequence is MKYIKGQNRNQIFLFPISLEALIDQDNEIRIIDLFVDSLNISKMGFKTEFVDNGRPAYQPKDLLKLYIYGYLNRVRSSRELEKECNRNIEVMWLLKGLSPDHNTISNFRRDNPKAIKKVFRATVQIAKNFDLIGGKLIAGDSTKLRADTKPTQKNQKSYFSHSQKIGNYSLSEKNFILLS